The window AAGATGGATAAAAATTCTAAGCTTTTTTAATACAGTGGAATTGTATTACGTTTggattaaacaaaacaaacaagttacAAACATGTATATTACCTGCTGTGGTGTGGGATTGTGACGGTCAAAAGTTGTCTGTTTAGCAATGTTTGCATAATATGCATAAGCCAGGTCTGGGTCTGGGGGCAGGCCATGGAGACCCTGATGGTGCAGGTGCCCAAGATGCAGAAGTGCTAATCGATCATCCTTCTGGGCAGCCAGCAGGGCCAGGAGCCAAGCCTGTGCCAAACAGAAGGGCATgagataacatttaaaaaatgtccagTACAGGCAGAGTTTCACTGTAGCtgcaacagcacacacaccttATTGGGCTGTTCCTTGACTCCCAGGCCAGCGCTGTAGAGCGCCGACGACATGTGCAGAGCTCGGTTATCAGCTAAGCAGCCAGCTTGGAGCAGCAGCGGTAATATTCTGCTGACCACCTCAGTGCTGCTCGCTCTGCTCAGCTTTTGAAGTGATAAGGCGTACAGTGCTCTGCCCACAGCTGGCAGGCTAACTCGACTTTCTCCTGCAAGTCAGGAaatgaactgacatcagtgtTTTATGTGAAATAACACATGGATATCATCAGTGAGTAATAATTAGAATAAGTATTCAAATTGTTTTAATCAGTCCGAAAGACCAAGATGCCAAAGTGAATTTGGGGAGATATGTATAGAATGGTGCACAACAGAAATGCACCACACCTTAACATTCTTCTCAGGTCCAAAcacatttattgttatttccCACCTCTGGATATTTTATACCACTGCAAGGCAAATTCATTGTATGCAGTTTATCTCTTACCATGTTTGAAAGCCAAAAACTTGGCCAGTTTTGCAGCTTGTCTCTTATGAGGGACAGTCGCCTCCCACAGCTCACACTGCGACTCTGATGGTCGTCTGCCCTCTTCTATCCACTCATGAAAAGCATCAGAACAGGTctcttaaaacaaaacaaaacaaatgaaaccaTCATCAACAGTTTCTTTGCACCTTCAGTAGCTCCACAGAAACCATGAGAATATTTCATATAGAGTAACTttagcaccatctagtggacataTAAGCCTACTACCAGAGTTCCTTCTGTGTTCAGCCATGAGAGAATAGCCACTGATTTTCACATTCATCTCAAAACGAAATTGCTGACAGGTCTGCAGCCATCCGGTCAGGTTGACGGTCCTGATGACATCTGGAATAACAACTTCAGACTGGAGAAGAGGAAATGATCAAATGTAGCAAATAGCTGACATAGTAGACAATAAGTGTGGGCAGGTGCGGCACATTACCATGCTGTAAGGTGGTATTCGGTTGCGGTAGTAAACCAATGGCCCAAAATAACCTTCTACTCCTTTTACGTATTTCCCTCCACCAATCACAAAATATCCGTCTGTGTCATCCAGCTCGACAATATGCCCAAATCTGTAAGACACAATGCGGACGTGGCAACATATGCAGAGGACATAAAGTGTTCTTGATGGTAATGTAGTTAAATCACTTTGTCATGCCAGAGGTAGACTTACGTGTGTTCAACTGAATGAAAAGTTTTCTGCTCCTCATCAATGCACACCATGGAGATGGTCACCTGAGTTGCAGTgacaattcatttttttaattatcaccATTATTTACATACTGTAACGATTTCCCCTGTCAATACTAGGCTACTCACCATTCTACCTTGCAACATCAAGCTGATTTGGCACCATTTCTTTAAAGGCACCTTGAATGAAGAGCTAAATGCAGAGGATTTCACAGAGTCCTCACTCATCTGGATGTGTAGCCGGCCTGCACATGTGAAGCAAAAACTAACATAAGTCCAGATAATTGCACTGTGTAGTTACATAATGAGAGTATCTGAGAGGTGGGAGAAAAATCTACCTGAGGCTTTGAGAAACAGTGTTAGTGAGGCATAGTTATTACGGGAGTCTATATGGTGAAGCACACCACATATGTTTTCTTGGCAGTATCTGGTCACAAATATCCAGATGGATAACATACACCtgacaaaaatacaaagcaCACTTGGTTAACTATCTCTAAATAATACCTGCATTACCAGAACAGAAAGCTAGGCTATATGTGGTGGTGTGACTTCTGTCGTCTTACCATGGAAAGTAGATGGCGTTCACACGTAAATACTCCAGAATCTCACTGCTGTAAGGGCCCAGTGTCTTTGTGATCCCAAAGTTTTCCCCAGTTGAAGCGTATATTGAAGACAGCAAATGCACCGTTTCTGAATGACATAGATTTTGGTTTAGATATTGAAGACTTCAaaaattttatcacatacttatcttaaaataccaTCATCCTTTCCAGAACAATACGGTGTGACACTGACATTTTTGACACACAGTGGTGCCCCCAAAGAGGGCCAGGGGGACTTCGGCCAACCTGATAAAATTGCTTGTCCCCCCCATGGCCCCTCTGGCAAAAACAATTGTAGGCCAACATTACTGCATTCAAGAGGCTTCAGCATATTCATCTTTTAAGCTAGTGCAAACATAGTAGTATCTTATTAAAGTAGACAACCCAAGGCATCCACTGGTACCAACCATATTGGCATAACATGTCAGAAAGAGGGAAAATAACCCTCCAGATTTAGGCgaaattttggcaagggaacaACTGCCAAaagggtcccttgaactctcacctcaaaaTATCTGAAAGAAAATGGGTAAACACAAGTCTCCGTTAAAATTCAAATGGTTTGTtccaaataaatgttttgctcaATAACAGACGATGTACtccttaaaataaaagctgcgtatttgtgtttttaaggaGAAGGACAACTAGCCCATTTTGAAGAGCAATGAATTGCCTGTAAATTGGTAAAACTTTAAAACAGTattgttgtggaactccaaGTGTTGACTGTTACCGTTTTACACTATGCACATCAAGTGCTATATTCGCAAAGCTCCCTAGTGCAAATTGTTGTTCCTAGTGAgaaaattctaaaaaaaaaaaacccacaaagcATCTTAGCACTTAAGAGAGAGcctaaggtaaaaaaaaaaaaaactgttaggagtagGGAGGACtaaagaggcttaagagtttcttaagcagaggagTAAATGGCAAAAAGACGAAGGAGACATATTCTCCAAACGCTGGGTGACATTGAGTTAATttaatgctacagattagatggtgcagggataatgtttgatCTTATTAGAGTAAAGTAGAATAAAGTGATCACAACACTGAGATATTTGggactggaaaaatgcaacagttttGAAGTGATGACCTTAAATCAGCAGAGTGACCACACTAATAATGACAGCACCTTTACAGTTTAATATTGCGATgcaattcatttcattttcactggctgtccacaccttgcaggctcacaacgGACAACAACCAGTCACATCTGTGTTTGAATGAATGTGTCAGAATATGTTaaacctagcaacagggtcaaccatattctcactaaggtaaaagtttctgtgctTTTCTTGCTCTGAGCTGCTTTGGGGAATTTTCCTACGCTAGGACACCTTGTTAGAATTTTTTGAGCTCTGAGAGTAtcctcagaatgtttgtgaatacgacCCCAGTTAATTATTAAGATTACccgtaaaataagaaaccaaagtattttAGTATGCAGTTCTTTAACTTTCATACTGACATGGCTTTCAACTAGTCTATATCTTGAACAGCATAGTACAGTTCCTGAGATTCATTTATGGCTTTTGCTTGTGGTGTACCATCGCAAGATTATCAGTTTGCTGATTGACACATCCTAAACCATTCATCTGAGGATGGTGTTCTTAATTCTTGCATTTTGACAGAAGAAATTAAGGATGTTTCAAAGCCATACTtaaaatattttgcattttaggTGCCTTTGTCCACATGTGCAGTTAGTTGCAGttttaaaggaatgcttcacccACAAACgttggctccaaatgatgtcaccaaccaaagatggcagtggctgtgtattttggcttcatttttgtacagttggAGGAAATGGAGCCGTGCTATTCATCTTCATATACAGTCACTGGTCACATGAGTTGAGTTCAAACGCATGTGCTTGTCTATGCTTGTTACACATAtttggaagtgttttaaatagtaaactttgagcaaaaatgcatgtgtttgggaagtactgaacatatgactggataaataagacttggactAAACTGAATGAGTTGTTCGAGAGTTTGtaagcagatgttttgatgtaattttaCTGTTGTCAGAAGTTTCTTCAATTCATcatgacttttctttttaattgatagacaaatgatcattttgtaggtgaagtTTTTCTTTAAGCTCACTTCTCTACACTTACCTTGCTCCAAAGGGCATTGTTTCTTTGAAAATCGTTGAGTCAGTTGCAGCATTTGTGTACTCCAGGAAATGCATAGTTGATGCTGTTTCACAGGTCGACTAAAAAAAGGTTTAGGGTGCAAATTTGCCACATCCTGAGCTGCAACAGACCCGTCAGTGTCATCAAATCCACTGTATCTCAGTGACGCTTGAAGGATGCAACTCAGCACCCACTGGGAGTCTGGAATAATCCCATCAGCTTGATACACCAACCAATCTGGCAAGTTCAGCTCCAGTGTCTTTATTTTAGGGTCACCAGGACTGCAGCTCCACTGTCTTAGCAAGAGTGTGGAAGTGATGCCACTTTCAAAAGACACAATACAGTCCAGCTGTACTGTCGCAGGTTCATCACAAGAGTAAAGTATTCTCAAAAGATAGTCTGACAAAGGCTCCTCCGGAGGATTCAGGATTGTCACCTCGTCTAAACCCCAAACGATCTGTACGAAGCAGAAGACATGCACAAATGACATCTGTTAAAGCAGGCAGGACAAGTATATCACAAATAATGGCAGAAATTCTGCTCCTACCTGCACACTGAGACAAAACTGACAGATGTATTTGTACAGTGTATGGAAATCCATGGTTCAGAAAATGTTTCCATTCATCTCTCCATTAAAGAACTTAAAGTTGTGAGGAAGAAGCCTCAACACCCGGACCTCATCCTGCTCCACCTTACTTTTGCTGAAGCATAGGTAAATATTTAACAGAACTTAGCCCCACCCTAACTGCTGTATACACAGTGCAGTGAAGGTGGAGCTTTGTGAATTGGGTTGCATGCCAATACTTATCATACAACCAAAGGTAAGCTAATATCATTCCCCTGTTACACTACCTCtacattaacatttaaattatatttcttATACTTGTTGAGTACACTGCTATCTTTGAGAAATGACAGTGTAAAACTTCAGGGTGTATAATGGAGGAAATGGAATAGAAtaagttttctttagtgtacaatcaccttaaaaaaagaattatggtgtttttgttacctgcGAATAGCGAGTCACATGACCCTGAGCTGGAAGATGGCCGCCTAAAAAATGAGTGTGGCTGTCAGGCAGTTTAATTTGGAAATAATCCACATTGGAGTGACACAACACAACGTGGATGGTGGTGGTTGGAGATGTATTTGGAGTGAGTAGCTGTGCAGGTTACTGTGTAGATGACTTTATTAGCTTGGTAGTGTGGCTATTTGATTAGCAGCAAgtgtgttatgttttgtttcatttcagtgcatgGTGAGCTGCTTTGTTAATGAGAGCTGGCTGTGGAGGctgattttcttgttttatattcaccagatcttgttacaatgcaattttctgttgggaaaccttgggctctgacattcatgtggttGCCATCTCACACGCTCCACCACCTAAACACCAGCGCAGACCCTGTACCCACCCTCGTGGCAACAGTAGCAGTGTCACCTCCAGCAGGACAGTGCGCCATGCcaaaccacaaaaactgctcatgaatggcccaaggaatgtgagaAAGAGCTCAAGGcttcgacctggcctccaaattgcccagatcccaatctgatcaaacatctgttgGACGTGTTGGTACCCCACCTCAGAACTCACAGGACTCACAAGATCTGTAGCTaacaccctggtgccagacaccaaagGACACCCCTCAGAGCTCcagtgtccatgccttgacaggtcagcgCCAAGTCCagtccaaggaggccccactgtggatcgggggtacctctggggtaccagcacatccctCAAATGTTCTGGGATCTGGGttatttggaggccaggttaatgccttgagctctttgtcccattcctcaggtcattcctgagcagtttttgtacTATCCTGTAGCATAACCAGTATTCACATCTTAGACCATGCCCACGTAATGGTCAATATTCTCCCTATTAATAAGTTGAATAGGGCCCCAAGATGGAGACTGAATTCTAGTCTTCTCCTAGATAGTGCTCAAATTACTCTCTTTAAAGAAACCGATGTACCTGCAGCCCCTTCAGTGGGTGTAGCATTGGAAGCCATGGAAGCTTTCCTAAGAGGATATGTCATCCAGCATGCCACATTTAAGAAGAAGCAGAGCATGGTGAAACAAATTGAATTAGGGAAGCAAATTCAGATAGCAGAGAATACCTACGAACAAGACATGTCAGTGATGTCACCCAACAATCTAACCATGTTAACCCATCTCAAATATCAGTTTAACACTATCCTCATTAACAAAGATGAGTATGCCCTATTCCGAGCCAGACAGAAGCAGACTGAAGAGGGGAACAAAGCAGGAAAAATGTTGGctaaacagacagatggagagtaTGAGTGCCACTCCAGCAATTAGAAATCAAGGGGGGAGCTTGTTATCCTGTTCTGCAGACATTAAGTTTAGACACTTTTATTCCGACTTGTATGCTTCCGAGTTACAGGCAAACAATATTGATGATATTAGATCGTTCCTAAGCAGTCTAAATCTTCCTACCCTTACATAAGAACAACATGATTTGTTAGATGCACCCATCAATTTGGAGGAGGTCATGGAGGTCATCATCAGCCTTCCATCTGGTAAATCCCATGGCCTCAATTTTATAAATGTTATGCTAATAAGTTGGCACCTCTGCTTTTGGATATGCACACTGAGGCTTTCAAGCCTGGCTCTCTTCCCCCCACTGATGGAGACAGTTATCGCAGTGGTTTTAAAAAGTGATCAAAATCCAACAGATTGTACAAACTACAGGCCCATTTCTTAGCTTGGTTATGATGAAAAGGTGTTGTCAAAGCTGTTATCTAAAAGACTTCATGAAGTTATCACTCCGTTGGTCCATCCCAACCAGGTGGGCTTTCTTCTCAAACGCAGCTACGCCGATAATATGAGACCCTTGATTAACATTATGTGGGCCACCTGAACTTGTGACTCCCCTGCAGCTGCCATTTCTTTGGATGTGGAAGAAACATTTGACAGGGTTGAGTGGCTTTGTTTATTTCTCACCCTGgagtcatttggtttaaatgtaTGGCCTGGATTCAACTCCTGTATACCCGTCCTAAAGCTGCAGTGTTAACCAATGGTCTGATTTCAGCCTGGTTTGAGCTGGATAGAGGGACCAGGTAGGGTGATGGTATTTCTCTGTGCCTCTTTGCACTGGCCCTGGAACTGTCAGGGATACAAACTGGCCAATCAGTCCACAAACTTAAATTGTACACAGACAATATCCTCACCCTTGTCTCTTAACCCCAATACTCCTTGCGCTATTTAAAATTTTTAGACAATTTCTCATCTGTCTGGCTAAAAAAGTTAACTGGCTGAAATCTGAGGCTCTCCCCCTAACTCTGAATTGCCTTAAATCCTTGTTCTAGAGTGGTAACTTTTCATTGCCCAACACTGGCATCACATACCTAGGTGTCACTATCCCACCTAAACTTGGCTGACTTAGCAAAGGTCAACACAGAAGCTCTTTTGAATCAGTTTGAGGCAGATATTGATAGATGGGGCCCACTTTTTTTTAGCATTGTGGGGGGGAAAGCCAATGTTTTAAAGATGACCTGCACGCTGAAGCTTAATTATATTCTTCAGGGTCTCCCAGTTCAAATTCCactcagatttaaaaaaaaaaaaaaaaaaaaaaagtaatatgcTTTGGAACAAATTTCTCTGGAATGGCAAGTGCCGGGCTTAATCTACGTAAACTACAAATGCCAGTGTACCAGGGTTGGCTTGCTACTCCAAATCTATTGCTATATTATTATGCGTTTGGTCTCACCACTGGTGTTTGCCCCTTGAGCGTGCTCCACCCTGGTCTTGCACTGAAAGACCACTCTGTGATGCACTCCCTCCCCTTCAGTTTATTACAGCAGAACTGTCTGATGAGGCGCAGACCCATTGCAAAAAAAATTCTGCCCAAACTTGTTTGTCCTAAAGCCCTGCCTGCACCCCAGGCAGACTGGGTCCATTCATCCCTCATGCTGGGGAGAAAATTTATTTTAAGAGAATGGAAGGCGATCTCCTTACCGCCAGCCAGGGGGTGGTTCTCCCAGCTGGGTATTGTGGCTGCACACGAGGGCCTTAAAACTTATTTAGAAATGTATCATGTGACATTAAGTTACTTTCACATCTGCCAATGATTATTTTAACctcttttatctttatttattagtaTTAATTGTTGTGTAGTCAGTTTGTCTCAGCATTGTCTAATTATACCACTGTGTAACTTCTCCGGTCCTTGTATTGTACCctattttaacaaatttaaaTGGCCATATGATGTATCCCATctgattctgttttttttctgttcaaaagaaaacagtgaaagttactgattataaaaaaaagaatagccTGTTTATAACCCAGAACAGGAGACAAAGAGACCTCTCTGGATTATTTGGCTTTTGGTAAAatcctcctgaacatctggatcttgaGTTATCAATGAAGATAGGTGAGGACATATAAGCAGGTGCTGAGCCAGCTGTCCATCTCTGACATACCAAGCAatgcaggagaaacactgatttatgacatgaaactgccttattttgtttttactgctttaaatcAGGCAGCACGGTGGtttagtggttagcactgtcgcctcacagcaagagggttcctgcttcaatcccaggagggcacCCTTCTGTGCAtgctctccccgtgtcagcgtgggttttctccgggtactccagatTCCTCCAacagtctaaagacatgcaggttaaatggtgactctaaattggctgtaggtgtgaatgtgagtgtgaatggttgtctgtctgttgtcAGTCTGGCAACCTGTTCAGGGTGTGCCCttcctctcgcccaatgtcggctgagataggctccagtcccccgCAACTAAACGctaaatgccccaaaaaaaccaaaccctaaatcttacatactgttcctttaacagaAAACACCCTCTCCAGTTGAGAGGTGTTGTGCAGCATGTAGTGTAATGTCCATGACAGATCAGCTCATCTTTCATTCAAAATAGTTTATTGCTATCATGC is drawn from Epinephelus fuscoguttatus linkage group LG5, E.fuscoguttatus.final_Chr_v1 and contains these coding sequences:
- the LOC125888881 gene encoding LOW QUALITY PROTEIN: protein sel-1 homolog 3 (The sequence of the model RefSeq protein was modified relative to this genomic sequence to represent the inferred CDS: deleted 2 bases in 1 codon; substituted 1 base at 1 genomic stop codon) encodes the protein MERXMETFSEPWISIHYKYICQFCLSVQIVWGLDEVTILNPPEEPLSDYLLRILYSCDEPATVQLDCIVSFESGITSTLLLRQWSCSPGDPKIKTLELNLPDWLVYQADGIIPDSQWVLSCILQASLRYSGFDDTDGSVAAQDVANLHPKPFFSRPVKQHQLCISWSTQMLQLTQRFSKKQCPLEQETVHLLSSIYASTGENFGITKTLGPYSSEILEYLRVNAIYFPWCMLSIWIFVTRYCQENICGVLHHIDSRNNYASLTLFLKASGRLHIQMSEDSVKSSAFSSSFKVPLKKWCQISLMLQGRMVTISMVCIDEEQKTFHSVEHTFGHIVELDDTDGYFVIGGGKYVKGVEGYFGPLVYYRNRIPPYSMSEVVIPDVIRTVNLTGWLQTCQQFRFEMNVKISGYSLMAEHRRNSETCSDAFHEWIEEGRRPSESQCELWEATVPHKRQAAKLAKFLAFKHGESRVSLPAVGRALYALSLQKLSRASSTEVVSRILPLLLQAGCLADNRALHMSSALYSAGLGVKEQPNKAWLLALLAAQKDDRLALLHLGHLHHQGLHGLPPDPDLAYAYYANIAKQTTFDRHNPTPQQTFVEAVYLNNDEELDLQTNEDHHIFQWLKLQARRGAAEAEQTVARMLFWGQQGVSPDIQKAVKHYERGAIQWEDPVSMYDYGIVLLQGHGVEQDIPKALTFLKKAMDQDFVPAINAIAWYYEHFEKDYAQAVQLWEQADLLECPDAALNLGVMYSQGLYPGKPADQFMAYQYYLKSAERGHIRGALLLANIWTTGIPGSVNRQPSDAVLWVKWAAEHNGYLGSVLRKALDSYLKSDMFNSLLYYLMAAECGYSPAQFNVAYLCEQNTLGFLDPAYASNCMWRYYNRTIQSQNPDTYALNRMGDLYYEGQGDRQKDLFTAARMYTLAALRNEPQGWYNLGLLAEEGYRLPLSVLIDLGLSELYLADNSLLLSTLYKRCRDSEDTDSYLPCSLALFNVYLQSFQKDYSAAIKISTTVAVVAAPTILIIIFGVLRRPVLSPN